The genomic window TGAATGGCGCGTGAAAGAACGCGCGTGGCGGTTTTCTTGATTTTGATTTAGAGCGTGTAACAAAAAGAGATCAAGTGCTTGAAAGAGAGCGGAGGCAGATGAGGGAGCAGCCGAGCGTGAGGAAGGCCAGATGGATGTCCGGGCGGCGTTCGTAGCGGATGCGCAGACGGCGGAACTGGTGGAGCCAGCT from Verrucomicrobiia bacterium includes these protein-coding regions:
- a CDS encoding IS5/IS1182 family transposase, with product SWLHQFRRLRIRYERRPDIHLAFLTLGCSLICLRSLSST